The Campylobacter concisus genome window below encodes:
- a CDS encoding BCCT family transporter — protein MIKFQRSKFNNSVFIPSLVVIFLITAFAAIFPNFSNEFFKGMQNYIAAKFGWFYILTVAVILLSIIILGFSKLGEIKLGADHVKPEHKNISWFSMLFAAGMGIGLVFFGVAEPLMHYLNPPLGDAQTIAAQKLAMNITFFHWGMGAWSVYAIVALILAFFSYRHGLPLTLRSAFYPIIGDKIYGKIGNAIDTFAVVATLFGVATSLGYGVLQVNAGLTHVFGLPTMHITLLIVLCFAATISAASGVDKGIKILSNANIALAICFMFLILFLGDTTQLLKSFVQNSGDYVSTLISNTFNLYAYERQNESWLGGWTLLYWAWWLSWSPFVGLFIAKISKGRTIREFVIGVLLVPTGFTFAWMSFFGNSAIALVQSGFSELASTVNSDSASALFMFLEKFSFSGVLSTIAVFMIVIFFVTSADSAAIVMNMLCSNGKDDTPVWQKVFWGVTVGVVAAFLMLAGGLGSLQALTITTALPFAIVLLGAIYGLFKALRVDVTKKETNNFNNMPLSDLSKPWQERLSAIITLPSKKDGSKFLNEVVLKAFNELKEEFAKNGLEANVTKAENFVNLNVGLGDEMDFRYGVYLTKSQSPDYTRELEGDDLYYRAEVYLKEGGQDYDVLGWSEATLINDVIEQYRKHMQFLHIVR, from the coding sequence ATGATCAAATTTCAAAGGTCAAAATTTAACAATTCGGTATTTATCCCATCGCTTGTTGTCATATTTTTAATAACGGCATTTGCAGCAATATTTCCAAATTTCTCAAATGAGTTTTTTAAAGGTATGCAAAACTACATCGCGGCCAAATTTGGCTGGTTTTACATCCTGACCGTCGCCGTCATACTTCTAAGCATCATTATCCTTGGCTTTAGCAAGCTTGGCGAGATCAAGCTCGGAGCCGATCACGTAAAGCCGGAGCACAAAAATATCTCGTGGTTTTCTATGCTTTTTGCCGCCGGCATGGGCATCGGGCTTGTGTTTTTTGGCGTGGCCGAGCCGCTCATGCACTATCTAAATCCGCCGCTCGGCGACGCGCAAACTATCGCAGCGCAAAAGCTTGCAATGAATATCACCTTCTTTCACTGGGGTATGGGCGCATGGTCGGTCTATGCTATCGTGGCGTTAATTCTCGCCTTTTTCTCGTATAGACACGGCTTGCCGCTCACGCTTAGATCGGCGTTTTATCCGATAATCGGCGATAAAATTTACGGCAAGATCGGCAACGCTATCGACACATTTGCCGTCGTGGCGACGCTTTTTGGCGTGGCGACCTCGCTAGGATACGGCGTACTTCAGGTAAATGCCGGCCTTACGCACGTTTTTGGCCTGCCGACCATGCATATTACGCTTCTAATAGTGCTTTGTTTTGCAGCGACCATCTCGGCGGCTAGCGGCGTTGATAAGGGGATTAAAATTTTATCAAACGCAAACATTGCGCTAGCTATATGTTTTATGTTTTTGATACTATTTTTAGGCGATACGACGCAGCTTCTAAAGTCATTTGTACAAAACAGCGGCGACTACGTATCTACGCTCATCTCAAACACATTTAATCTCTACGCCTACGAGAGGCAAAATGAGAGCTGGCTTGGCGGCTGGACACTGCTATACTGGGCTTGGTGGCTATCTTGGTCGCCGTTTGTGGGACTATTTATAGCTAAAATTTCAAAGGGTAGGACGATAAGAGAATTTGTGATCGGCGTGCTTTTGGTGCCAACCGGCTTTACCTTTGCTTGGATGAGCTTTTTTGGCAACTCGGCGATTGCGCTTGTGCAAAGTGGATTTAGCGAGCTTGCCAGCACGGTAAATTCTGACTCGGCCTCGGCGCTTTTTATGTTTTTAGAAAAATTTAGCTTTTCAGGCGTGCTAAGCACGATCGCTGTCTTTATGATCGTCATATTTTTCGTCACTTCGGCTGACTCTGCGGCGATAGTTATGAATATGCTTTGCTCAAATGGCAAGGACGATACGCCGGTTTGGCAAAAGGTCTTTTGGGGCGTTACTGTGGGCGTCGTAGCGGCATTTTTGATGCTAGCCGGCGGTCTTGGCTCACTTCAAGCACTTACGATAACTACGGCGTTGCCGTTTGCCATAGTGCTACTTGGCGCCATTTACGGGCTATTTAAAGCCTTGCGCGTCGATGTGACCAAAAAAGAGACAAATAACTTTAATAATATGCCTCTTAGCGATCTTTCAAAGCCTTGGCAAGAGCGACTAAGCGCGATCATCACGCTACCAAGCAAAAAAGACGGCAGTAAATTTCTAAACGAAGTCGTGCTAAAAGCCTTTAACGAGCTAAAAGAGGAATTTGCCAAAAACGGCCTTGAGGCAAATGTAACAAAAGCTGAAAATTTCGTAAATTTAAACGTCGGGCTTGGCGACGAGATGGATTTTAGATACGGCGTATATCTCACCAAAAGCCAGAGCCCGGACTATACTAGAGAGCTTGAGGGCGACGATCTTTACTACAGAGCCGAGGTATATCTAAAAGAGGGCGGTCAAGACTACGACGTGCTTGGTTGGAGCGAGGCCACGCTGATAAACGACGTCATCGAGCAATACCGCAAACATATGCAGTTCTTGCATATAGTTAGGTAA
- the modD gene encoding ModD protein, producing MILSDAEILSYINEDVPYFDLTTSLQNIDKNASLEIYSRDEICVSCVDVAASVARLLGCESEIFLQNSQICKAGDVIIKIYGSYEDVHKAWKLAQVALEYASAIATYTNKMVNATKYVNEKCEVLATRKSFPFAKKFCVKAVLEGGGGIHRLGLSDSILFFKNHMKAYGSFDKFLSHLPEFKAKMAERKVCIEAENLDEVSKLLKANCDVVQCDKFSPELIENVLSLRDEISPNTIILAAGGINLSNAKDYANADAIVTSAMYSKGVADISTRLEIL from the coding sequence ATGATACTTAGCGACGCAGAAATTCTAAGCTATATAAACGAAGATGTACCTTACTTTGATCTTACTACGTCGCTTCAAAATATCGATAAAAATGCCTCACTTGAAATTTATTCACGTGATGAAATTTGTGTTAGCTGCGTTGATGTGGCCGCAAGTGTTGCGAGGCTACTTGGGTGCGAGAGTGAAATTTTTCTGCAAAATTCTCAAATTTGCAAGGCTGGCGATGTGATCATAAAAATTTATGGCAGCTACGAAGATGTGCATAAAGCTTGGAAACTAGCTCAAGTCGCACTAGAATATGCCAGTGCCATCGCAACTTATACAAATAAAATGGTAAATGCCACAAAGTACGTCAATGAAAAATGTGAAGTGTTGGCAACTAGAAAGAGTTTTCCGTTTGCTAAGAAATTTTGCGTAAAAGCCGTACTTGAAGGCGGTGGTGGCATCCATAGGCTTGGGCTTAGCGATAGTATTTTATTTTTTAAAAACCACATGAAAGCCTACGGTAGCTTTGATAAATTTTTATCGCATTTGCCAGAGTTTAAAGCAAAAATGGCTGAGCGAAAAGTATGCATTGAAGCTGAAAATTTAGACGAAGTAAGCAAGCTTTTAAAAGCAAATTGCGACGTCGTGCAGTGCGATAAATTTAGTCCAGAGCTCATCGAAAATGTACTCTCTTTAAGAGATGAGATTTCGCCAAATACCATTATCCTAGCAGCCGGTGGTATAAATTTATCAAATGCAAAAGATTACGCAAATGCCGATGCGATAGTAACATCAGCGATGTATTCAAAAGGCGTTGCTGATATCAGCACCAGACTTGAGATTTTATAA
- a CDS encoding helicase — protein MKKETKISGKLLDINTHRQVSKVGMGIALASVCLSALFMKRNKSIKKFHVASGIAFTCFALYHAGLYDNGIFKKMIIKAKNEVKKA, from the coding sequence TTGAAAAAAGAAACAAAAATAAGTGGCAAACTACTTGATATAAACACTCATAGGCAAGTATCAAAAGTCGGCATGGGCATCGCTTTAGCCTCAGTTTGCTTAAGCGCCCTTTTTATGAAAAGAAATAAAAGCATTAAGAAATTTCACGTTGCTTCAGGCATTGCATTTACTTGTTTTGCTCTTTATCATGCTGGGCTTTATGACAATGGAATCTTTAAAAAAATGATAATAAAAGCAAAAAATGAGGTAAAAAAGGCATAA
- a CDS encoding alanine/glycine:cation symporter family protein → MVLDSFLNFLNGKMDVANDFLYGYFLVIILVATGIYFSYLTRFVQFRMFFEACRVLVEKKDKYNKHHLTPFQALMISTASRVGIGNIAGISAAIAAGGPGALFWMCLMAFLGSASAFIESTLAQIYKTKDVFGFKGGPAYYIKNGLGIKWLASLFAIILIITYAYGFNGLQSYTMTSAFEIYYDKAGSNVSFAQSGLPVGIGLILTAFAAVMFFSKSHIIGKVSSYIVPFMALAYISLALIAIVLNFKEIPDVVKMILENAFDFKAIFGGFAGSVIVIGIKRGLFSNEAGMGSAPNAAAAAHTSHPVKQGLVQAIAVFIDMTICIASGMIVLFSQAYLTKQTGSSGEVLTALPLVQAAMKEYFGEFGVHFTTLAVVLFAITSLIGNYYYAQANMKFLTKSHKLTLLFKITAVVMIFIGAQMNLKLAWNIADITMAAMATINIIAIFLLSKVVIIAVKDYEAQRKAGQNPEFDPEGLGIKNTSCWNKN, encoded by the coding sequence ATGGTGCTTGATAGTTTCTTAAATTTTTTAAACGGCAAAATGGACGTAGCCAACGACTTTTTATATGGATATTTTTTAGTCATTATTCTTGTGGCTACGGGAATTTATTTTAGTTATTTGACTCGTTTTGTGCAGTTTAGGATGTTTTTTGAGGCTTGCAGGGTCTTAGTAGAAAAAAAAGACAAGTACAATAAGCACCATTTAACGCCGTTTCAAGCACTTATGATCTCGACTGCTTCGCGTGTTGGTATAGGCAATATCGCTGGAATTTCAGCTGCTATCGCTGCGGGCGGTCCGGGTGCTCTTTTTTGGATGTGCTTGATGGCTTTTCTAGGATCGGCTTCAGCTTTTATAGAGAGTACGTTAGCGCAAATTTATAAGACAAAAGACGTTTTTGGATTTAAAGGCGGTCCAGCTTATTACATCAAAAATGGCCTTGGCATAAAGTGGTTGGCTTCGCTTTTTGCGATAATTCTCATCATTACCTACGCATACGGCTTTAACGGACTTCAAAGCTATACCATGACATCAGCGTTTGAAATTTACTACGACAAAGCTGGTAGCAACGTTAGCTTTGCACAAAGCGGCCTACCTGTTGGCATCGGCCTTATTCTTACGGCATTTGCGGCGGTAATGTTTTTTAGCAAAAGTCACATCATCGGTAAAGTAAGCTCATACATCGTGCCGTTCATGGCACTTGCCTACATCTCGCTAGCACTTATTGCTATCGTTTTAAATTTCAAAGAAATTCCTGATGTTGTTAAGATGATTTTAGAAAATGCCTTTGATTTTAAAGCGATATTTGGCGGATTTGCCGGCAGCGTGATCGTAATAGGCATCAAAAGAGGCCTTTTTTCAAACGAAGCTGGCATGGGTTCAGCTCCAAACGCAGCAGCCGCAGCACATACTAGCCACCCAGTAAAACAAGGCCTAGTTCAAGCAATAGCAGTCTTTATAGATATGACTATATGTATAGCTTCTGGTATGATCGTGCTATTTTCACAGGCCTATCTTACGAAGCAGACTGGCTCAAGTGGCGAGGTGCTAACCGCCCTCCCACTCGTTCAAGCCGCGATGAAAGAGTATTTTGGTGAATTTGGAGTTCATTTTACCACTCTTGCAGTCGTACTTTTTGCCATCACTTCGCTTATTGGCAACTACTACTACGCTCAGGCAAATATGAAATTTTTAACCAAAAGCCACAAGCTTACGTTGCTATTTAAGATAACAGCTGTCGTTATGATATTTATTGGTGCTCAGATGAATTTAAAGCTCGCTTGGAATATCGCTGATATCACAATGGCTGCAATGGCAACTATTAATATTATCGCTATATTCTTACTTTCAAAAGTAGTGATAATAGCAGTCAAAGACTACGAAGCTCAAAGAAAGGCTGGGCAAAATCCAGAATTTGACCCAGAAGGCCTTGGCATCAAAAATACAAGTTGCTGGAATAAAAACTAA
- a CDS encoding heavy metal translocating P-type ATPase gives MTHKNKITLAHKSKNRARFICESLNARSDVSAIEAAISERTDALSVRVNKYAKSIIVEYNKNYDKILNFIKSYEFPTKAKDPNLPSKANIYKAAAALGITPFMSNKTLKSAVTLYATAPNLIEGAKELRHEGVTSKVLEATAIGTSLAMGDHLAANSTNLMINIGEYMEESASHKSDDLIKELAKPNIEEVWVERNLNGEKTLEKVKTENLKKGDIVVVGAGETIGVDGYIVEGNADVNQVSMTGEAEPIPKARGDRVISGTVVDEGRIKIWAENVGSDTATARIKEYIQTSLNEKSAIGVKALKLADKLVPVTLSLAGLSYIINKNMNSVASVLQADYSCALKLATPVAFKSSISKAGRNGILVKGAKAIEALSSVDTFVFDKTGTLTHGRLSVVEIYSFKEGFSQNDILNLTASAEEHYFHPVAEAIVEAANKRGFHHIHHDEVEFIVAHGVKTAMHGKEVVIGSRHFLEDDEMISFKAHEALISKALNSGLTLLYVGYDKELVGVIAMKDDMRENAKDMVKKLRSLGVKEVVMLSGDIKSKAEEVARELGLDRVYAECLPTDKAAIIEELKSEGKKVAFVGDGINDAPSLTKANVGISMHKGADIAKATADISLLKDDIMSVALVKELANKTMDLISSNFRSTVGVNTAILSAATLGMLNPIATAMLHNGTTIWLLLNSMKGVKFKSK, from the coding sequence TTGACTCACAAAAATAAGATCACTCTAGCTCACAAGAGTAAAAATAGAGCGAGGTTTATTTGCGAGAGCCTAAACGCTAGAAGCGACGTCAGCGCTATCGAGGCTGCGATCTCAGAGCGAACTGATGCACTAAGTGTTCGTGTAAATAAATACGCAAAAAGTATTATCGTTGAATACAATAAAAACTACGATAAAATTTTAAACTTTATAAAGAGCTATGAATTTCCAACAAAGGCAAAAGATCCAAATTTGCCAAGCAAGGCAAATATCTATAAGGCTGCTGCCGCACTTGGTATAACGCCATTTATGAGTAACAAAACTCTAAAATCAGCCGTGACTCTTTATGCTACAGCGCCAAATTTAATAGAGGGTGCAAAAGAGCTAAGGCATGAGGGCGTCACTTCAAAAGTACTTGAGGCAACTGCCATTGGCACTAGCCTAGCAATGGGCGATCATTTAGCAGCAAATAGCACAAATTTGATGATAAATATCGGCGAATATATGGAAGAAAGCGCCAGTCACAAAAGCGATGATCTCATCAAAGAGCTAGCAAAACCAAATATCGAAGAAGTCTGGGTCGAGAGAAATTTAAATGGCGAAAAGACGCTTGAAAAAGTAAAAACCGAAAATTTAAAAAAGGGCGACATCGTAGTAGTTGGAGCTGGTGAGACGATAGGCGTTGATGGTTATATCGTTGAAGGTAACGCCGATGTAAATCAAGTCTCAATGACCGGAGAGGCTGAACCTATACCAAAAGCTAGAGGCGACCGTGTTATAAGTGGCACCGTGGTTGATGAAGGTAGGATAAAAATTTGGGCTGAAAATGTAGGTAGTGACACAGCGACAGCTAGGATCAAAGAATACATACAAACTTCACTCAATGAAAAATCAGCCATTGGTGTAAAAGCGTTAAAACTAGCTGATAAACTTGTGCCTGTTACGCTCTCGCTTGCTGGACTTTCATACATTATAAATAAAAATATGAATAGTGTTGCTAGCGTACTTCAAGCGGACTACTCTTGCGCATTAAAACTTGCTACACCAGTTGCTTTTAAATCAAGCATCTCAAAAGCAGGTAGAAACGGCATTCTTGTAAAAGGCGCAAAAGCGATTGAAGCTTTAAGCTCAGTTGATACTTTTGTATTTGACAAGACCGGCACTCTGACACATGGACGCCTAAGTGTAGTTGAAATTTACTCATTTAAAGAGGGCTTTTCTCAAAATGATATATTAAATTTAACTGCAAGTGCCGAGGAGCACTACTTTCATCCAGTAGCTGAAGCAATAGTTGAAGCTGCAAATAAGCGTGGTTTCCACCATATTCATCACGATGAAGTTGAATTTATCGTAGCTCACGGCGTAAAAACTGCGATGCACGGCAAAGAGGTGGTTATAGGTAGTAGACACTTTTTAGAAGATGATGAGATGATAAGCTTTAAAGCTCATGAAGCTTTAATAAGTAAAGCATTAAATAGCGGTTTAACCTTACTCTACGTAGGATATGATAAAGAGCTAGTTGGCGTCATCGCTATGAAAGATGATATGAGAGAAAACGCAAAAGACATGGTTAAAAAGCTAAGAAGCCTTGGCGTAAAAGAGGTCGTCATGCTAAGCGGCGATATCAAAAGCAAGGCTGAAGAAGTAGCACGTGAGCTTGGGCTTGATAGGGTCTATGCGGAGTGCTTACCAACAGATAAAGCAGCTATCATCGAAGAGCTAAAGAGTGAGGGCAAAAAGGTAGCCTTTGTCGGAGATGGCATAAACGATGCTCCAAGCCTAACTAAGGCAAATGTGGGCATAAGTATGCACAAGGGTGCTGATATAGCTAAAGCGACGGCTGACATAAGTCTTTTAAAAGATGATATCATGAGCGTAGCTCTCGTAAAAGAGCTAGCAAATAAAACAATGGATTTAATTAGCTCAAATTTCCGCTCAACCGTTGGCGTAAACACAGCTATACTAAGTGCTGCGACACTTGGTATGTTAAATCCAATAGCAACTGCCATGCTTCATAATGGTACAACGATTTGGCTTTTATTAAATTCAATGAAGGGCGTAAAATTCAAATCAAAATAA
- a CDS encoding oxidoreductase, which translates to MNNPYINEENVASETVANNAAATQPSAIDNAINNAAQNLPFVPENFNAAGFVKGLVLGGIAAYVLTNPKAQECVFKAIIKGGELINAGIEELKERFEDVKAELDSQK; encoded by the coding sequence ATGAATAACCCTTACATCAATGAAGAAAACGTAGCAAGTGAAACTGTGGCTAACAATGCAGCAGCTACTCAGCCAAGCGCAATTGATAACGCAATAAACAATGCAGCTCAAAATTTACCATTTGTACCTGAAAATTTTAATGCTGCTGGCTTTGTAAAAGGTCTAGTTTTAGGTGGTATCGCAGCTTATGTACTAACTAATCCAAAAGCACAAGAGTGCGTATTTAAAGCGATTATCAAAGGTGGCGAGCTTATAAATGCTGGCATAGAAGAACTAAAAGAGCGTTTTGAAGATGTCAAAGCAGAACTTGACTCACAAAAATAA
- a CDS encoding ferritin-like domain-containing protein yields the protein MLNELLNASYTSEKNALSLYENLASFGDVFNEIANIRKNAIILIEKFASTHDYELACENEAIFLPAKNKEDALIQALNYELELNKMYEKFCESLDDEELKDLFFRLWATSNNEYIASLKQRLKEIYSGCEIKNELNLNEISQNFEQNGITNILENYQNDFNEITKSLQNIASGKADKSELAKITNNPNFSFFSGLALGALGISVVSKNFNKDEENE from the coding sequence ATGCTTAATGAACTTTTAAATGCATCATATACCAGCGAAAAAAACGCACTTAGCTTATATGAAAATTTAGCTTCATTTGGTGATGTTTTTAACGAGATCGCAAATATCAGAAAAAATGCGATCATCTTGATAGAAAAATTTGCGAGCACACATGATTATGAGCTTGCTTGCGAAAATGAAGCTATATTTTTGCCAGCAAAAAATAAAGAAGATGCGCTGATACAAGCTTTAAACTATGAGTTAGAGCTAAATAAAATGTATGAAAAATTTTGTGAAAGCTTAGATGATGAAGAGCTAAAAGATCTATTTTTTAGACTTTGGGCTACTTCAAACAATGAATACATCGCCTCTTTAAAGCAACGCTTAAAAGAAATTTATAGTGGCTGTGAAATAAAAAATGAGCTAAATTTAAATGAAATTTCACAAAATTTTGAGCAAAATGGTATAACAAATATTTTAGAAAACTATCAAAATGACTTTAATGAGATAACTAAAAGCTTGCAAAATATCGCAAGCGGCAAAGCTGATAAAAGCGAGTTAGCAAAGATAACTAATAATCCAAATTTCTCGTTTTTTAGCGGACTTGCGCTTGGGGCATTAGGCATTTCAGTAGTTAGCAAAAATTTTAATAAGGATGAAGAAAATGAATAA
- a CDS encoding HMA2 domain-containing protein produces the protein MDIKTQTLAQVASYFSMIAHTNGRLRVRVSPKIKELSSSVNLASLDNVIAQINGIKNVKFNKLIGSVTIEYDHEIFPKNLWEDLLKGQNLEEISTRVNEVAKEVKYA, from the coding sequence ATGGATATAAAAACACAAACTTTAGCACAAGTTGCAAGTTATTTTTCAATGATAGCTCACACAAACGGCAGACTAAGAGTAAGAGTTAGTCCAAAGATAAAAGAGCTAAGTAGCAGCGTAAATTTAGCTAGCCTAGATAATGTGATAGCTCAAATAAATGGTATAAAAAATGTAAAATTTAACAAGCTAATCGGCTCTGTAACGATCGAATACGATCATGAAATTTTTCCAAAAAACCTTTGGGAGGATCTTTTAAAAGGGCAAAATTTAGAAGAGATTTCAACTAGAGTAAATGAAGTTGCAAAAGAAGTGAAATATGCTTAA
- a CDS encoding Fur family transcriptional regulator, with the protein MDNFELFYKHFKEFLEAFGQKSSELKEQILHVLFISNSHLSAQEISSEIYKIHKNEISMTSIYSFLNFLEMHHLANCFEENGVKKFELNLKSSHDHLICEICEKIVDFKDEMIEQRQEQICKEKNFSEQSHTMILYGICSDCQEKNEN; encoded by the coding sequence GTGGATAATTTTGAACTATTTTATAAGCATTTTAAAGAGTTTTTAGAAGCCTTTGGGCAGAAAAGCTCAGAGTTAAAAGAACAAATTTTGCATGTACTTTTCATTAGTAACTCTCATCTAAGTGCTCAAGAAATTTCTTCAGAAATTTACAAAATCCACAAGAATGAAATTTCAATGACATCAATTTACTCGTTTTTAAATTTTCTCGAAATGCATCATCTTGCAAACTGTTTTGAAGAAAATGGAGTAAAGAAATTTGAGCTAAATTTAAAATCCTCGCACGATCATTTGATATGTGAAATTTGTGAAAAGATAGTTGATTTTAAAGATGAGATGATAGAGCAAAGGCAAGAGCAAATTTGCAAAGAAAAAAATTTTAGCGAGCAGTCGCATACGATGATACTTTATGGTATTTGCAGTGATTGCCAAGAGAAAAATGAAAATTAA
- a CDS encoding lipid-binding SYLF domain-containing protein, translating into MKRLLIIFLAGLFFTSHLNADVIQNQKLKNAINILNAFGARNLKPNTKFEGIKAIAIIPDVTKAGAIVTGSTGKGVFIAKNDDGEWSSPFFVNYTSGSIGLQLGYSSADMIILFKNSEAYANLFNAKDTISLKAEATGGVGNEVAITSDLPEISAFAEERGKTSGAFVGVSLDVARLKINRQDTNDYYERMYDFENIYNNSPKASKYTLKFKEIISKYFL; encoded by the coding sequence ATGAAAAGACTATTAATCATATTTCTTGCTGGTTTATTTTTCACGTCACACTTAAATGCTGATGTGATCCAAAATCAAAAGCTAAAAAATGCAATAAATATCTTAAACGCTTTTGGTGCAAGAAATTTAAAGCCAAACACTAAATTTGAAGGTATAAAAGCGATCGCCATAATCCCTGATGTAACAAAAGCAGGCGCTATCGTTACTGGCTCAACAGGTAAAGGCGTATTTATCGCTAAAAATGATGATGGTGAATGGTCAAGCCCATTTTTTGTAAATTACACATCTGGAAGCATAGGCTTGCAGCTTGGTTACAGCTCAGCTGACATGATCATCTTATTTAAAAATTCAGAAGCTTATGCAAATTTATTTAATGCAAAAGATACGATCAGCCTAAAAGCAGAAGCAACTGGTGGCGTTGGTAACGAAGTAGCGATCACAAGTGATTTGCCTGAAATTTCAGCATTTGCTGAGGAGCGTGGCAAGACAAGTGGTGCTTTTGTAGGAGTTAGCTTAGATGTGGCAAGGCTAAAAATAAATAGACAAGATACAAATGATTACTATGAGCGAATGTATGATTTTGAAAATATCTACAACAATAGCCCAAAAGCTAGTAAATACACTCTAAAATTTAAAGAAATAATCTCAAAATATTTCTTATAG
- a CDS encoding trimeric intracellular cation channel family protein: MSLILFVEYVGIASAALSGFLFAVKKECDWLGVFLSAFLTALGGGIMRDMLVGRAVYSFTHYMPVSVVIFMLIVSRVANLHIKREGLERKFVFIFADAIDVICFSIVGAMVAIEYNYNIFGVMMIAFFNGVGGGILRDILLNEIPWFLRTGLYGTISLGVGLAYFVLYHLGLTNIFFTMLLLAAGITVRMFAFYRGWKLPDL; the protein is encoded by the coding sequence ATGAGTTTAATACTTTTTGTCGAATACGTCGGTATCGCATCAGCTGCACTTAGTGGGTTTTTATTTGCAGTAAAAAAGGAGTGCGACTGGCTTGGAGTCTTTTTGTCTGCATTTTTGACCGCACTTGGTGGCGGTATCATGCGTGATATGCTCGTTGGCAGGGCGGTTTATTCATTTACACATTACATGCCAGTAAGCGTTGTTATTTTTATGTTGATTGTTTCAAGAGTGGCAAATTTACACATAAAAAGAGAAGGTTTGGAGCGAAAATTTGTATTCATCTTCGCCGATGCGATCGATGTTATCTGTTTTTCCATCGTGGGGGCAATGGTTGCCATTGAGTACAACTACAATATCTTTGGTGTGATGATGATCGCCTTTTTTAACGGAGTTGGCGGCGGTATCTTAAGAGATATTTTACTAAACGAAATTCCATGGTTTTTACGCACTGGACTTTACGGCACGATAAGCCTTGGTGTGGGGCTTGCTTACTTTGTGCTATATCATCTAGGCCTAACCAATATATTTTTTACTATGCTCTTGCTTGCTGCTGGCATTACAGTTAGGATGTTTGCGTTTTACAGAGGTTGGAAGCTACCTGATCTATGA